Proteins encoded in a region of the Streptomyces akebiae genome:
- a CDS encoding MMPL family transporter has translation MGNGEVRVRGIAARAGGWSARHRWAAVGVWMLFVVLAMGIGSAVGSVEVKDSDQLKGETSTAAHIIEEAGIEEPAGETVLIQAKDDRTRATDSAFRAAVDDVMKAVEKTGEVTDVTSPYDTRTISKDGRSALVQFDVRGASDTAGERIEPVLKAVADVQREHGTLRIEEIGGASMMKTFDDAFGDDFRKAEYSAVPVALGILLIAFGAVVAALLPVALAITAIIATMGLMAIVSHVIPMSDTASSVMLLVGLAVGVDYCLFYLRREREERAAGRDAQAALRVAAATSGRAIVVSGVTVCVAMAGMLFTGLAEFEAMGLASLMVVAVAMVGSVTVLPALLSLLGERVEKGRIPFLHPDKRRGNGRSGGGSESRFWNAVLRVVLARPALSLVVASGALLAVAAPAIGMKTQNLTLDQEFGDSLPIVQTYNRVNEAFPGGSEPAEVVVKAKDINAPEVRAALADFKEEAVASGASRGPVEIKVHDARNVAFVYVPLVGGSDQDEAGTSLDKLRDEVRPATLGKVEGVEAPVTGQVAGNQDFNDQLVGSVVPVFAFVVVFAFLLMLLSFRSLTIAATSIVLNLLSVGAAYGILVAVFQHGWGASLVGAEGVGAIITWLPLFLFVILFGLSMDYHVFVVSRIREARLRGRTTTEAIRHGVVTTAGVVTSAAVIMVAVFAIFGTLSMQSMKQMGVGLAAAVLIDATIIRGVLLPAVMALLGERNWYLPKWLNRLPDLTHDESPEPEPVPPADRDARDERVRV, from the coding sequence ATGGGGAACGGAGAGGTACGGGTGCGGGGGATCGCCGCCCGGGCGGGCGGCTGGAGCGCCCGGCACCGCTGGGCGGCCGTCGGGGTCTGGATGCTGTTCGTCGTACTGGCGATGGGGATCGGCTCGGCCGTGGGCTCGGTCGAGGTCAAGGACAGCGATCAGCTCAAGGGGGAGACCAGCACGGCGGCCCACATCATCGAGGAGGCCGGGATCGAGGAGCCCGCCGGGGAGACCGTCCTGATCCAGGCGAAGGACGACCGCACCCGGGCCACGGACTCCGCGTTCCGGGCCGCCGTCGACGACGTGATGAAGGCCGTCGAGAAGACCGGCGAGGTCACGGACGTGACCTCGCCGTACGACACGCGGACGATCTCGAAGGACGGCCGCAGCGCTCTGGTGCAGTTCGACGTGCGGGGCGCGTCGGACACCGCCGGCGAGCGGATCGAGCCGGTGCTGAAGGCCGTCGCGGACGTCCAGCGGGAGCACGGGACGCTGCGGATCGAGGAGATCGGCGGCGCCTCCATGATGAAGACGTTCGACGACGCCTTCGGGGACGACTTCCGCAAGGCCGAGTACTCGGCCGTGCCGGTGGCGCTCGGCATCCTGCTGATCGCGTTCGGCGCGGTCGTCGCGGCGCTCCTGCCGGTGGCGCTGGCGATCACCGCGATCATCGCGACGATGGGTCTGATGGCCATCGTCAGCCATGTGATCCCGATGAGCGACACCGCCAGCTCCGTGATGCTGCTGGTGGGTCTGGCCGTCGGCGTCGACTACTGCCTGTTCTATCTGCGCCGTGAACGCGAGGAGCGGGCGGCGGGCCGCGACGCGCAGGCCGCGCTGCGGGTGGCCGCCGCGACCAGTGGCCGCGCCATCGTCGTCTCCGGTGTCACGGTGTGCGTGGCGATGGCGGGCATGCTGTTCACCGGACTCGCCGAGTTCGAGGCGATGGGCCTGGCGTCCCTGATGGTCGTCGCCGTCGCGATGGTCGGTTCGGTCACGGTGCTGCCCGCGCTGCTGTCGCTGCTGGGCGAGCGGGTCGAGAAGGGGCGCATCCCGTTCCTGCACCCGGACAAGCGGCGCGGGAACGGCCGCTCCGGGGGCGGTTCGGAGAGTCGCTTCTGGAACGCCGTCCTGCGGGTCGTGCTGGCCAGGCCGGCGCTGTCGCTGGTCGTGGCGAGCGGCGCGCTGCTCGCCGTGGCGGCGCCCGCGATCGGGATGAAGACGCAGAACCTGACACTGGACCAGGAGTTCGGCGACTCGCTGCCGATCGTGCAGACCTACAACCGGGTCAACGAGGCCTTCCCCGGAGGTTCCGAGCCGGCCGAGGTGGTCGTGAAGGCGAAGGACATCAACGCCCCGGAGGTGCGGGCGGCGCTGGCCGACTTCAAGGAGGAGGCCGTCGCCTCGGGCGCCTCGCGCGGCCCGGTGGAGATCAAGGTGCACGACGCGCGGAACGTGGCGTTCGTGTACGTGCCGTTGGTCGGCGGCTCCGACCAGGACGAGGCGGGCACGAGCCTGGACAAGCTGCGCGACGAGGTGCGGCCCGCCACGCTCGGCAAGGTCGAGGGAGTCGAGGCGCCGGTCACCGGGCAGGTCGCGGGCAACCAGGACTTCAACGACCAGCTGGTCGGCTCCGTGGTCCCGGTCTTCGCCTTCGTGGTGGTCTTCGCCTTCCTGCTGATGCTGCTGTCGTTCCGCTCGCTGACGATCGCGGCGACCTCGATCGTGCTGAACCTGCTGTCGGTGGGCGCCGCGTACGGCATCCTCGTCGCGGTCTTCCAGCACGGCTGGGGTGCCTCGCTGGTGGGCGCGGAGGGCGTGGGCGCCATCATCACCTGGCTGCCGCTGTTCCTGTTCGTGATCCTGTTCGGACTGTCGATGGACTACCACGTGTTCGTGGTCTCGCGCATCCGTGAGGCGCGGCTGCGGGGGCGTACGACGACGGAGGCGATCCGGCACGGTGTGGTCACCACGGCCGGGGTCGTGACCAGCGCCGCCGTCATCATGGTCGCCGTCTTCGCGATCTTCGGGACGCTGTCCATGCAGTCGATGAAGCAGATGGGTGTGGGCCTCGCGGCGGCCGTCCTCATCGACGCGACGATCATCCGGGGCGTGCTCCTCCCGGCGGTGATGGCGCTGCTCGGCGAGCGCAACTGGTACCTGCCGAAGTGGCTGAACCGGCTGCCGGACCTCACCCACGACGAGTCCCCGGAGCCGGAGCCGGTTCCGCCGGCCGACCGGGACGCGCGGGACGAGCGGGTACGGGTCTGA
- the mgt gene encoding macrolide-inactivating glycosyltransferase produces the protein MTSHIAMFSIAAHGHVNPSLEVIRELVARGHRVTYAIPPAFAEKVAETGAEPKIWHSTLPGPDADPEAWGSTLLDNVEPFLEDAIQALPQLVEAYEGDEPDLVLHDITSYPAAVLAHRWGVKAISLSPNLVAWTGYEEEVAEPMWAEPKRTERGKAYYARFQAWLQENGITEHPDPFVGRPARSLVLIPKALQPNADRVDESRYTFVGACQGDRAAQGDWQRPADAEKVLLVSLGSAFTKQPDFYRACVRAFGELPGWHLVLQVGRHVDPAELGEIPARVEVRDWVPQLAVLRQADAFITHAGAGGSQEGLATATPMVAVPQAVDQFGNAEMLQSLGVARHLPMEEATAETLREAVLTLVDDPEVARRLKEIQRQMAGEGGTRRAADLIEAELGTP, from the coding sequence ATGACCTCCCACATCGCCATGTTCTCCATCGCCGCCCACGGTCACGTGAACCCGAGTCTCGAAGTGATCCGCGAGCTGGTGGCCCGCGGTCACCGGGTCACGTACGCGATCCCGCCGGCCTTCGCGGAGAAGGTGGCCGAGACCGGTGCCGAGCCGAAGATCTGGCACTCGACCCTGCCCGGCCCCGACGCCGACCCCGAGGCGTGGGGGAGCACGCTCCTCGACAACGTCGAGCCCTTCCTGGAGGACGCGATCCAGGCCCTGCCGCAGCTCGTCGAGGCCTACGAGGGCGACGAGCCCGACCTCGTGCTGCACGACATCACCTCGTACCCGGCGGCCGTCCTCGCCCACCGCTGGGGCGTCAAGGCGATCTCCCTCTCCCCGAACCTGGTCGCCTGGACCGGCTACGAGGAAGAGGTCGCCGAGCCCATGTGGGCCGAACCGAAGAGGACGGAACGCGGCAAGGCGTACTACGCCCGCTTCCAGGCCTGGCTGCAGGAGAACGGGATCACCGAGCACCCCGACCCGTTCGTCGGCAGGCCCGCCCGCTCCCTCGTCCTCATCCCCAAGGCGCTCCAGCCGAACGCCGACCGGGTCGACGAGAGCCGCTACACCTTCGTCGGCGCCTGCCAGGGCGACCGTGCGGCGCAGGGCGACTGGCAGCGGCCGGCCGACGCGGAGAAGGTGCTCCTCGTCTCACTCGGGTCGGCCTTCACCAAGCAGCCGGACTTCTACCGCGCGTGCGTGCGGGCCTTCGGCGAGCTGCCCGGCTGGCATCTGGTGCTCCAGGTCGGCCGGCACGTCGACCCGGCGGAGCTGGGGGAGATCCCGGCCCGGGTGGAGGTCCGGGACTGGGTGCCGCAGCTGGCCGTCCTCCGGCAGGCCGACGCGTTCATCACCCACGCGGGCGCCGGCGGCAGCCAGGAAGGGCTCGCCACCGCCACCCCGATGGTCGCCGTACCGCAGGCCGTCGACCAGTTCGGCAACGCCGAGATGCTCCAGTCGCTCGGTGTCGCCCGCCATCTGCCCATGGAGGAGGCGACCGCCGAGACCCTGCGCGAGGCGGTCCTCACCCTCGTCGACGACCCGGAAGTGGCGCGACGCCTCAAGGAGATCCAGCGGCAGATGGCGGGCGAGGGCGGCACCCGGCGGGCCGCCGACCTCATCGAGGCGGAACTCGGAACACCCTGA
- a CDS encoding CDP-alcohol phosphatidyltransferase family protein, translated as MRRDIPDLAEVRRLTQKKRDAWWTVLLVDPVATPLVRLTAKYTRITPNQLTWGAFLLGLVSAAFFALGDWRWLIAGAVVYHLSFILDCMDGKVARLTGQGSVFGAWLDFVFDRVRVAACSVALMAGQYQRTGETFYIWLAAAVIGCDALRYINSLETFKVRHTMRKQIKARLREARRAENERELAFMEDLLRENPEADIEQDLRTAAAEVTQAAPQTQVVDLHQEFRRRFPLYLRIRSFLLRHRVRPHLISGIEFQMGVFMIGPIVDSVMTTTIVSGVLLLVFELAIVYKLLLSTRDFTRTLDSFDRGDVAKAA; from the coding sequence ATGCGCCGAGACATACCCGACCTCGCGGAAGTGCGCCGCCTCACGCAGAAGAAGCGGGACGCCTGGTGGACCGTGCTGCTCGTCGACCCGGTCGCCACACCCCTGGTGCGGCTGACCGCGAAGTACACGAGGATCACGCCCAACCAGCTGACCTGGGGCGCCTTCCTGCTGGGTCTGGTCTCGGCCGCCTTCTTCGCGCTGGGCGACTGGCGCTGGCTGATCGCCGGCGCCGTCGTCTACCACCTGAGCTTCATCCTCGACTGCATGGACGGCAAGGTCGCCCGCCTCACCGGCCAGGGGTCCGTGTTCGGGGCCTGGCTCGACTTCGTCTTCGACCGGGTCCGGGTCGCGGCGTGCTCGGTGGCCCTGATGGCCGGGCAGTACCAGCGCACGGGAGAGACCTTCTACATCTGGCTCGCCGCCGCCGTCATCGGCTGCGACGCGCTGCGCTACATCAACTCCCTGGAGACCTTCAAGGTCCGCCACACCATGCGCAAGCAGATCAAGGCCCGGCTCCGTGAGGCCCGCCGCGCCGAGAACGAGCGTGAACTGGCCTTCATGGAGGACCTGCTGCGCGAGAACCCCGAGGCCGACATCGAACAGGACCTGCGTACGGCCGCCGCCGAGGTCACCCAGGCCGCGCCGCAGACCCAGGTCGTCGACCTGCACCAGGAGTTCCGCCGCCGCTTCCCCCTCTATCTGCGCATCCGGTCCTTCCTGCTGCGCCACCGGGTCCGCCCCCACCTGATCAGCGGCATCGAGTTCCAGATGGGCGTCTTCATGATCGGCCCGATCGTCGACTCGGTGATGACGACGACCATCGTCTCCGGTGTCCTGCTGCTCGTCTTCGAACTGGCCATCGTCTACAAGCTGTTGCTCTCCACCCGTGACTTCACCCGTACCCTCGACTCCTTCGACCGGGGGGACGTCGCCAAGGCGGCCTGA
- a CDS encoding GNAT family N-acetyltransferase, whose protein sequence is MTDTEISLREVRDGDLPFFWRHWSDPEAQRVAAFTGAYQYDRALFDGHWAKLRADPGVLNRTVVADGEVVGSIAVFGPPDEREVTYWIDRAHWGRNIATAALTALIDLVPTRPLHAYAAADNSGSIRVLQKCGFVITGQDRGFARARDAEIDEVVLILPAA, encoded by the coding sequence ATGACCGACACGGAGATCTCCCTGCGCGAAGTACGCGACGGCGACCTGCCGTTCTTCTGGAGGCACTGGTCCGATCCCGAGGCACAGCGGGTGGCCGCCTTCACCGGGGCGTACCAGTACGACAGGGCGCTCTTCGACGGCCACTGGGCGAAGCTCCGCGCCGACCCCGGGGTGCTGAACCGCACGGTGGTCGCCGACGGTGAGGTCGTCGGCTCGATCGCGGTCTTCGGCCCACCGGACGAACGCGAGGTCACCTACTGGATCGACCGCGCCCACTGGGGCCGGAACATCGCCACGGCCGCCCTCACCGCCCTGATCGACCTCGTGCCCACCCGTCCCCTGCACGCCTACGCGGCCGCCGACAACAGCGGCTCGATCCGTGTCCTGCAGAAGTGCGGCTTCGTCATCACCGGCCAGGACCGGGGCTTCGCCCGCGCCCGCGACGCCGAGATCGACGAAGTGGTGCTCATACTCCCGGCCGCCTGA
- a CDS encoding SAV2148 family HEPN domain-containing protein: MGSGGLELPPGDAGDTGHEGDPTDVPPGAVSLARPMERGSIGPELDWNADAWLEVRTRAQRAGRAYIWLNLVEQRLRAVVAAVLRPIYEPVHHDDWVVAAAGPAGQEWVQRAVAVREVSRRKGYLLDPADDNVLSFLTLPQLRELMVQHWPCFEPYLDERRDVELAMDELEVTRNVVSRNRALSEAVLAQAERASAKLLEILGAGSDVPSARRLPVDAVEDLVGDRYADVVGVHPDRVRLLRQFPAEDLFGGARRLDAIGIGLNLLVQNFSGRRLVRLAEAGCRVRLLFLNPASSAVKRRERELGIKRGELSRAVEMNILHMRRVRSRLRDPDAFEIQVYDETPRFTAYLVDGDGTDGVAVVQTYLRRTRGMEAPVLVLRGGNRVLKANENGEVGLFDTYREEFEVAWADSRPVS, encoded by the coding sequence GTGGGCTCGGGAGGGCTGGAGTTGCCTCCTGGTGACGCGGGCGACACGGGTCACGAGGGGGACCCCACGGATGTCCCACCCGGCGCGGTGTCCCTGGCGCGGCCGATGGAGCGGGGCTCCATCGGCCCGGAACTGGACTGGAACGCCGACGCCTGGCTCGAAGTGCGTACGCGCGCCCAGCGGGCCGGCCGCGCCTACATCTGGCTGAACCTCGTCGAACAGCGGTTGCGCGCCGTGGTGGCCGCCGTGCTGCGGCCCATCTACGAGCCCGTCCACCACGACGACTGGGTGGTCGCCGCCGCCGGCCCCGCCGGACAGGAGTGGGTGCAGCGTGCCGTCGCGGTCCGCGAGGTCAGCCGCCGCAAGGGCTATCTGCTCGACCCCGCCGACGACAACGTGCTGAGCTTCCTCACCCTCCCGCAGCTGCGCGAGCTGATGGTGCAGCACTGGCCCTGCTTCGAGCCGTACCTCGACGAGCGGCGCGACGTGGAACTGGCCATGGACGAGCTGGAGGTCACCCGCAACGTCGTCTCCCGCAACCGGGCCCTCTCCGAGGCGGTCCTCGCCCAGGCCGAGCGCGCCTCCGCCAAGCTGCTGGAGATCCTGGGAGCCGGCAGCGACGTGCCCTCCGCGCGCCGGCTGCCCGTCGACGCGGTCGAGGACCTCGTCGGCGACCGGTACGCGGACGTCGTCGGCGTCCATCCCGACCGGGTGCGGCTGCTGCGGCAGTTCCCCGCCGAGGACCTGTTCGGCGGTGCCCGCCGCCTCGACGCCATCGGCATAGGCCTGAACCTCCTCGTGCAGAACTTCTCCGGGCGGCGGCTGGTACGGCTCGCCGAGGCCGGCTGCCGGGTGCGGCTGCTCTTCCTCAACCCGGCTTCCAGCGCGGTGAAGCGACGCGAGCGCGAACTGGGGATAAAGCGCGGTGAGTTGAGCCGGGCCGTGGAGATGAACATCCTCCATATGCGCCGGGTCCGCTCCCGGCTGCGCGACCCCGACGCCTTCGAGATCCAGGTCTACGACGAGACGCCGCGCTTCACCGCCTACCTCGTCGACGGCGACGGCACGGACGGTGTCGCGGTCGTCCAGACCTATCTGCGGCGCACCCGGGGCATGGAGGCGCCCGTCCTCGTCCTGCGCGGAGGCAACCGGGTCCTCAAGGCGAACGAGAACGGCGAAGTCGGCCTTTTCGACACATACCGCGAGGAGTTCGAAGTGGCGTGGGCGGACTCCCGACCGGTGTCGTGA
- a CDS encoding 3'-5' exonuclease, protein MGWHRQLLIGFDLETTGTDPREARIVTGAVIEVKDGEPVGHREWLADPGMEIPADAVAVHGITNARATAEGRPADQVADAIADVLVSYWKTGVPVVAYNAAFDLTLLSAELRRHALPSLRDRLGGLDPAPVIDPYTIDRSVDRYRRGKRNLEAVCGEYGVPLDAAHDASADALAAARLARAIAGRHPKVAALGPAELHRRQIEWYAEWAADFQAFLRRKGNPEAAVDATWPLRELEDETV, encoded by the coding sequence ATGGGTTGGCACCGGCAGCTGCTGATCGGCTTCGACCTGGAGACCACCGGGACGGACCCGCGCGAGGCGCGTATCGTCACGGGCGCGGTGATCGAGGTCAAGGACGGGGAGCCGGTCGGACACCGGGAATGGCTCGCCGACCCCGGCATGGAGATCCCGGCGGATGCGGTGGCCGTGCACGGCATCACCAACGCCCGTGCGACGGCCGAGGGCAGACCCGCCGACCAGGTCGCCGACGCCATCGCCGACGTCCTCGTCTCCTACTGGAAGACGGGCGTCCCGGTCGTGGCGTACAACGCGGCCTTCGATCTGACCCTGCTCTCCGCCGAGCTGCGCCGGCACGCCCTGCCGTCCCTGCGCGACCGGCTCGGCGGCCTCGACCCGGCGCCCGTCATCGACCCGTACACGATCGACCGCTCCGTGGACCGTTATCGCCGCGGCAAACGCAACCTCGAAGCGGTCTGCGGGGAGTACGGCGTGCCGCTGGACGCCGCGCACGACGCCTCGGCCGACGCCCTGGCCGCCGCCCGGCTCGCCCGCGCGATAGCCGGGCGTCACCCGAAGGTCGCCGCCCTCGGCCCGGCCGAGCTGCACCGCCGCCAGATCGAGTGGTACGCGGAGTGGGCCGCCGACTTCCAGGCATTCCTGCGCCGCAAGGGCAACCCCGAGGCGGCCGTGGACGCGACCTGGCCCCTGCGCGAACTGGAGGACGAAACGGTATGA
- a CDS encoding phosphotransferase enzyme family protein, with product MDEARAREVLLAAEVLPGAAGTARLLALGENAVFAAGDLVVKVGRDAELLDRARRELDVAAWLAEAGVPAVRAAEAKALLVEGHPVTVWHRLPDPVRPAGPRDVAELLRLVHALPTPPFDLPRRELLGGVERWLRLAGDAIDPADAAYLRERRDGFAAAAAALTPHLPRGPIHGDALPRNVHIGPDGPVLVDLETFSGDLREHDLVVMALSHDRYGLPTRDYDTFTATYGWDVREWEGCSVLRGARETASCAWVAQHAPSNPAAVAEFERRVASLRDGDETVRWYPF from the coding sequence ATGGACGAGGCACGGGCCAGGGAGGTACTGCTCGCGGCCGAGGTGCTGCCCGGCGCGGCCGGCACGGCACGGCTGCTCGCACTGGGCGAGAACGCCGTGTTCGCCGCCGGTGACCTGGTGGTCAAGGTGGGCCGCGACGCCGAACTCCTCGACCGGGCCCGCCGCGAGCTGGACGTCGCCGCCTGGCTCGCCGAGGCGGGCGTCCCGGCGGTGCGGGCCGCCGAGGCGAAGGCACTGCTCGTCGAGGGACATCCGGTGACGGTGTGGCACCGCCTGCCCGATCCCGTACGCCCCGCCGGACCGCGCGATGTGGCCGAACTCCTTCGGCTGGTCCACGCGCTGCCCACGCCGCCCTTCGACCTGCCCCGCCGTGAGCTCCTCGGCGGCGTGGAGCGCTGGCTGCGCCTCGCCGGTGACGCGATCGACCCGGCGGACGCGGCGTATCTCCGTGAGCGACGGGACGGGTTCGCGGCGGCCGCGGCCGCACTCACCCCGCACCTGCCGCGAGGGCCGATCCATGGCGACGCGCTCCCCCGCAACGTCCACATCGGCCCGGACGGCCCGGTCCTCGTCGACCTGGAGACCTTCTCCGGCGACCTCCGCGAACACGACCTCGTCGTCATGGCCCTCTCCCACGACCGCTACGGCCTGCCGACGCGGGACTACGACACCTTCACCGCCACGTACGGCTGGGACGTGCGGGAGTGGGAGGGCTGCTCGGTGCTGCGGGGCGCCCGTGAGACGGCGAGTTGCGCCTGGGTGGCGCAGCACGCGCCGAGCAACCCGGCGGCGGTGGCCGAGTTCGAACGCCGGGTCGCCTCGCTGCGCGACGGGGACGAGACGGTCCGCTGGTATCCGTTCTGA
- a CDS encoding RNA-guided endonuclease InsQ/TnpB family protein, producing MSRFRMYPSPSQAEQMLTHCSHARYVWNLAVEQHSHWRRWRRSPPGFAEQCRQLTEARRDNAWLGSGNADVQQQALKDFARAKNARFTSGFGEPTWRRKHVHEGFRVIGTDRVPEYHADGSPKLNTKTGRQVMGRSVVVQKLSRRWAQVRVPGCGWVRFRLSARGKGARLPEAKTVRVTFRNGQWHIAFAVIPVPAPAPGTGEVIGIDRGVTITAALSDGRKLNCPQLTVKERAQIRKHQRRAARAPKGSAAKAAEHSMVARLKAREANRRKDWCEKTSTMLARSYDLIRFEKLNIRNMTRSAKGTVEQPGKNVPQKSGLNRSILAQGWGLLRQRTEHKAPGRVEDVPAPYTSLRCSACGWIDENSRKSQAEFACSSCGFTCNADTNASINVAAGQGGIPRPRRSACAGGTTPPTKRSSVREPQPQWVGIPLS from the coding sequence ATGTCACGTTTCCGGATGTATCCGTCGCCCTCGCAGGCCGAGCAGATGCTCACACACTGCTCGCACGCCCGATACGTCTGGAACCTCGCCGTCGAGCAGCACTCGCACTGGCGCCGTTGGCGCAGGAGCCCGCCCGGTTTCGCGGAGCAGTGCCGTCAGCTCACCGAGGCGAGGCGCGACAACGCATGGCTGGGCTCGGGGAACGCGGACGTGCAGCAGCAGGCCCTCAAGGACTTCGCCCGGGCCAAGAACGCCCGCTTCACGTCAGGGTTCGGAGAGCCAACCTGGCGCAGGAAACACGTTCACGAGGGCTTCCGGGTCATCGGCACCGACCGCGTACCGGAATACCACGCGGACGGATCACCGAAGCTGAACACGAAGACCGGCAGGCAGGTCATGGGCCGCTCGGTCGTAGTGCAGAAACTCAGCCGGCGATGGGCTCAGGTCAGGGTGCCCGGCTGCGGCTGGGTCCGCTTCCGTCTCAGTGCCAGAGGTAAAGGTGCGCGGCTGCCCGAGGCGAAGACGGTCCGGGTCACCTTCCGCAACGGGCAATGGCACATCGCGTTCGCAGTCATCCCCGTACCGGCCCCGGCGCCCGGGACGGGTGAGGTGATCGGCATCGACCGGGGTGTCACGATCACCGCCGCACTGTCGGACGGCCGGAAGCTGAACTGCCCCCAGCTCACCGTCAAGGAACGCGCCCAGATCCGAAAACATCAGCGGCGGGCGGCGCGAGCCCCGAAGGGCAGCGCCGCCAAGGCGGCCGAGCATTCGATGGTGGCCAGGCTCAAGGCGCGGGAGGCGAACCGGCGCAAGGACTGGTGCGAGAAGACCAGCACCATGCTCGCCCGCAGTTACGACCTTATCCGGTTCGAGAAGCTGAACATCAGGAACATGACCCGCTCCGCGAAGGGAACCGTGGAGCAGCCCGGCAAGAACGTGCCGCAGAAGTCCGGCCTGAACCGGTCGATCCTCGCCCAGGGCTGGGGCCTGCTGCGGCAGCGCACCGAGCACAAGGCCCCCGGCCGGGTCGAGGACGTACCCGCCCCCTACACCAGCCTGCGATGCAGCGCCTGCGGATGGATCGACGAGAACTCGCGCAAGAGCCAAGCCGAGTTCGCCTGCTCCTCCTGCGGCTTCACCTGTAACGCGGACACCAATGCGAGTATCAACGTCGCGGCAGGACAGGGCGGGATCCCCCGCCCCAGGCGTTCAGCCTGTGCCGGAGGGACGACACCGCCCACCAAGCGGTCGAGCGTCCGTGAACCTCAACCCCAATGGGTTGGAATCCCCCTCTCTTGA